The DNA region CTGCGGGGAGGGCGGTCGTCACATTTTCGGCCAGCCGGTTCAACTGCGTGCTGGCGCTGCCGCCGCGATACTGCACCCGTGCGGCGGAGGGAATGGCCGGGTCGTAATGCCGGAAATATTCATGCGCCGCGCCCAGATTTCCGAGAGCAAACAGCACCCGCGCCTGCGGGTTCAGAAAGCCCGCCTCCTGCAGCCGCTCCAGCACCTCCACCGCCACCAGCCCTACCGGCTCGTTACCGTGCGTCATGCCGAGAATGCCGATGGTCTGCGCCGCCCCGGCATAGGGGTTTCCGAACACCCGCACCCCGGGCACCGGCTTGCCCTGATGGTCGCGCACCACCAGCCCTTTTTCATCCAGCACAATGTCTCGCCGCGTTTCCACGCGGTAATGGAAAACATCGGCCAGCTCCGGAATGGTGAAGGCATGCGCCGCCAGCGCCTCCATCACCTTCACCGCTGCCGTGGCGCGTTCATTCTCGTGCTGGGAAAGGGAAGAAACCTGTGCATCTGCCTGTGCTGCGGCCATGTCAAACTCCATCGGCAGCTCAGGCTAGAATGCCTCCATGACAAATGCGTGACAGCGAGGTTCAGGCGACAAGAATTTGATTTGCCACTTCTCGAGCAAGATCATTTCCAATCGTTCCAACAACATTATCATCTGGCAGCTGACGCAGATGAGCCGGCACCCACAATTCAGGGCTTTCTAGAAGCACGGCGCGCGCATTTTCCCGTCGAAAACTCCATGGCTCAAATGTCTTTTCATCAATCTTTTTCCATAGGCCCGCATAATGTGCTCCAGCCAATAACGCCCATTCATTCTCACTTAAAAGGTCAGATGGAAAAGCTTTTTTAGAAACAAGTTCGGCCAATGTCTGCTTCGTGGGATCAATGTCGGGTGGCATCAACGTAAGCCATGCCTGAGAGAGAATAGGGGCAATGGAATCCATAAAATCCGTAAATGCCAAATCATATTCCTGAAAGGACATGATCATGCGCGCGCGAATCGCCTTTTCCAGCTCCGAACCTGCCAGCGCCCTCAGCTCAAACCGTCCGTTATTGAGAAGCAGTACGGTCTGGTCAGTTGCACACAACGCGTCAACATCTTCAGAATTCAGCACCGACTCTTCAATATGAAAAAACGAATCCCTGGCTCCATCATTGCTGATGACGAGCTCCCAATCATTACGGGCACACCGCTTGATAATGTCACCATCCTGCATATTACACTCCCTGTATGTTTTTAGGAAATGTGGCAACGCATGATGACGTTTTTATGACAAACAGCTAACCGCCTGAGATACAATGCTATAATCTAGGCCGCCGCGCTCGGATTATTCATCATCTCGAAGAAATCATCATTATTCTTGGTCTTTTTGATCTTCTCGAGCATGAATTCCATGGCTTCCACCGTGCCCATCGGGTTCATGATACGGCGCAGCACCCACATCTTGGTGAGGATCTGCTTATCCACCAGCAGGTCTTCCTTACGCGTGCCGGATTTGTTGATGTCGATCGCCGGGAAGACGCGCTTGTCGGCCAGTTTACGGTCGAGCACGATCTCGCTGTTGCCGGTGCCTTTGAATTCCTCGAAGATCACCTCGTCCATACGGCTGCCCGTCTCGATCAGCGCGGTGCCGATGATGGTCAGCGAACCGCCAAATTCGATGTTACGCGCCGCGCCGAAAAAGCGCTTCGGGCGCTGCAGGGCGTTGGCATCCACACCGCCGGTCAATACTTTGCCGGAAGAGGGCACCACCGTGTTATAGGCACGCGCTAAGCGCGTGATGGAATCCAACAGAATCACCACATCGCGCTTATGTTCCACCAGGCGCTTGGCTTTCTCGATCACGATCTCGGCCAGTTGCACATGCCGCGCCGCCGGTTCGTCGAAGGTGGAGCTCACCACCTCGCCGCGCACCGTGCGGGCCATGTCGGTCACTTCCTCGGGTCGCTCGTCGATCAGGAGTACCAGTAGGTAAATCTCGGGATGGTTGGCCGTAATCGCATGCGCAATGTTCTGCAGCAGCACCGTTTTACCCGTGCGGGGAGGCGCTACGATCAGCGCCCGCTGGCCCTTACCAAGCGGCGACACCAGATCGATGATGCGGGTGGAAAGGTCTTTCTTATCGCCGCGATCGTCGAAATCCAGTTTGATTTTCTGTTCTGGATAAAGCGGGGTGAGGTTGTCGAAGGCAACCTTGTTGCGGCTTTT from bacterium includes:
- the rho gene encoding transcription termination factor Rho; translation: MKIQELKRKAPGELFAMAMECGVEDASAMLKQDMIFAILKARAEAGEPIQAEGVLEVMQDGFGFLRSPEANYLPGADDIYVPPSIVRKFGLRTGDTVEGPIVPPVGSARYFAIEEVRAINYDPPEKSRNKVAFDNLTPLYPEQKIKLDFDDRGDKKDLSTRIIDLVSPLGKGQRALIVAPPRTGKTVLLQNIAHAITANHPEIYLLVLLIDERPEEVTDMARTVRGEVVSSTFDEPAARHVQLAEIVIEKAKRLVEHKRDVVILLDSITRLARAYNTVVPSSGKVLTGGVDANALQRPKRFFGAARNIEFGGSLTIIGTALIETGSRMDEVIFEEFKGTGNSEIVLDRKLADKRVFPAIDINKSGTRKEDLLVDKQILTKMWVLRRIMNPMGTVEAMEFMLEKIKKTKNNDDFFEMMNNPSAAA